The genomic window ACGCGCTCGTCGCCTTCCACGCGCTGCGCGCGATCCAGAAGGACGCGGGCAGCGCCGCCCGGGTGCGCTGGCAGATGAACGGCTTCAACCGTTCCCCGGGTGCCACAGCCCGTCCCATGACGGCACGCAACCTGATGGGCCAGATCGACGGCACCCGCAACCCGAAGCCGACCGAGTCCGACTTTGACGAGCGGATCTTCGTCCCCGCCTCCGCCTCACCGGACACCTCCGGCGACCCGGCGTGGATGGCGAACGGCTCCTACGCCGTCGTACGCCGCATCCGTATGCTCCTCGACGACTGGGAGCAGCTCTCGCTCAAGGAGCAGGAGGACGTCATCGGGCGCCGGAAGTCCGACGGTGCGCCGCTGAGCGGGGGCACGAAGGGGACCGAGACGACCGCGATGGATCTGGAGAAGACCGACTCCCAGGGCAATCTCCTCGTCCCGATCAACGCGCATGCCCGCATCACCCGCCCTGACCAGAACGGCGGCGCGGCCATGCTCCGCCGCCCCTTCTCCTTCCACGACGGCATCGACGCGGACGGCACCCCCGACGCGGGCCTCCTCTTCGTCTGCTGGCAGGCCGACCCCCTCCGCGGCTTCGTCACCGTCCAACGCAAACTCGACCGCGGCGACGCCCTGTCGAAGTTCATCCGCCACGAGTCGAGCGGCTTGTTCGCGGTCCCGGGGGGCGCGGCGGAGGGGGAGTACGTAGGGCAGAGGTTGCTGGAGAGCTAGCCACTTTCGGCGTCGTCGGCCGGGAGGCGCGAGGGCGCCTTCCCGGGCCGTACATCGCTCTCAGGGGTGGTGTACGGGAGACGCGTACGCCGGGTCGCCCTAGGCCCATTAGGGTGAGTCCATGCCAGCCAGCTACGTGTACCTCGGCCCCGAAGGCACCTTCACCGAAGTCGC from Streptomyces sp. DSM 40750 includes these protein-coding regions:
- the efeB gene encoding iron uptake transporter deferrochelatase/peroxidase subunit; translated protein: MADQSTTAPSEGNDPTGGSTVETGSTSPGARGSVENAAAAARARSTTHDPQSPSGLSEPGRSGDTPPTGGTISRRRLLGTAGATGLALGAAGGAAGYAAASSSTSSSEKVTPLSSLGAGEVMFHVKHQPGITTPLQARGHLVAFDLAAGAGRREAAALLRRWSGTARRLMAGEAAAQDDTDIARDAGPSSLTVTFGFGHNFFSRTGLEKQRPDSLDPLPDFSSDHLDKTRSNGDLWVQIGADDALVAFHALRAIQKDAGSAARVRWQMNGFNRSPGATARPMTARNLMGQIDGTRNPKPTESDFDERIFVPASASPDTSGDPAWMANGSYAVVRRIRMLLDDWEQLSLKEQEDVIGRRKSDGAPLSGGTKGTETTAMDLEKTDSQGNLLVPINAHARITRPDQNGGAAMLRRPFSFHDGIDADGTPDAGLLFVCWQADPLRGFVTVQRKLDRGDALSKFIRHESSGLFAVPGGAAEGEYVGQRLLES